The Niallia alba genome includes a window with the following:
- a CDS encoding spore coat protein, translating into MNQQPIQNPEAQVPKTPQMNDRDYTNDLLSTEKYMTDSYSTALNEASNEPLYQDLLAIFTETQNMQRELYDLMFQKGWYKLEAAEQQKLQQSYQQFKGYSNQFPYGNTNIQ; encoded by the coding sequence ATGAACCAACAACCAATTCAAAATCCTGAGGCACAAGTTCCAAAAACGCCACAAATGAATGACCGCGATTATACTAATGATCTGCTTTCAACAGAAAAATATATGACTGACTCTTATTCAACAGCCTTAAATGAAGCTAGTAATGAACCACTATATCAAGATTTATTAGCGATTTTTACAGAAACACAAAATATGCAAAGAGAATTGTATGATTTAATGTTTCAAAAAGGTTGGTATAAGCTTGAAGCTGCTGAGCAACAAAAGCTTCAGCAGTCTTATCAGCAATTTAAAGGATATAGCAACCAATTCCCATACGGAAATACGAATATCCAGTAA
- a CDS encoding DUF2573 family protein, whose amino-acid sequence MNEKFMAEFDSLLSNYTELLLGEEDDELKEKVQVWMLYTFMSKNMPGLVKHWNAKFPDGKQTIIQIIIEIKKMNEMSKQNRE is encoded by the coding sequence ATGAATGAAAAATTTATGGCGGAATTTGATTCTTTGTTAAGTAATTATACGGAATTACTACTTGGAGAGGAGGATGACGAGTTAAAAGAAAAAGTGCAAGTATGGATGCTCTATACTTTTATGTCGAAAAATATGCCAGGCTTAGTGAAGCATTGGAATGCTAAATTCCCAGATGGCAAACAAACGATTATTCAAATTATTATTGAAATAAAAAAAATGAACGAGATGAGCAAACAAAATCGAGAGTGA
- a CDS encoding FtsW/RodA/SpoVE family cell cycle protein, protein MSPKNSSKIDYTLVLILMLLCLTSLIAIYGANSSYVLKQVLFYGVGIGIIIGVIRLDSDQLKKLTWYLYAFGLVLLILLILAPESIAREINGAKSWFTLPGFSLQPSEFVKVFLVLALSRLIVDHQEKYIVKTIESDFFLLFKIGCVTALPLFLVMLQPDLGTSLVFLAIMLGMVFISGISWKILMPIFSSFAVIATAVLYLVIWHPDWITAYFGVKEYQMGRIYSWLDPYTYQSTTGYHLTQSLLAIGSGQTTGKGIGTSEVVLPENHTDFIFSVVGEEFGFIGASIIISLFFLLIYHITKVALETKNSFYTCMSVGIISMLCFHVFQNIGMTVGILPITGIPLPFISYGGSSLMGNMLSMGLIFSIRYHYKKYMFSSDE, encoded by the coding sequence ATGTCCCCAAAAAATTCATCGAAAATAGATTATACACTTGTTCTAATATTAATGCTTTTATGTTTAACAAGTCTTATTGCTATATATGGAGCAAATTCATCTTATGTGTTAAAGCAAGTTTTGTTTTATGGAGTTGGTATAGGAATTATCATTGGAGTGATTCGTTTAGATTCGGATCAGTTAAAAAAACTGACTTGGTATTTATATGCATTTGGTCTTGTCTTATTAATATTACTTATTTTGGCACCAGAAAGTATTGCCCGAGAAATTAATGGTGCAAAAAGCTGGTTTACATTACCTGGTTTTTCCCTGCAGCCATCTGAATTTGTTAAAGTGTTTTTAGTACTAGCGCTCTCCCGATTAATTGTGGATCATCAAGAAAAATATATCGTAAAGACGATAGAAAGTGACTTTTTTCTTTTATTCAAAATTGGATGTGTAACAGCACTTCCGTTATTTCTAGTAATGCTGCAACCTGACTTAGGAACATCCTTAGTATTTCTCGCTATTATGCTAGGAATGGTTTTTATCTCTGGTATCTCTTGGAAGATATTAATGCCTATTTTCTCAAGCTTTGCTGTTATTGCTACAGCAGTTCTTTATCTTGTCATTTGGCATCCTGATTGGATTACAGCGTACTTTGGCGTAAAGGAATATCAAATGGGAAGAATCTATTCTTGGTTGGATCCATATACGTATCAAAGCACAACAGGCTATCATTTAACACAATCCTTACTGGCAATCGGATCTGGACAAACGACAGGGAAGGGAATTGGTACTAGTGAAGTAGTGCTTCCAGAGAATCATACGGACTTTATTTTCAGCGTAGTTGGAGAAGAGTTTGGGTTTATAGGTGCTAGCATTATTATCAGTTTGTTTTTTCTGCTTATTTACCATATTACAAAAGTAGCATTAGAAACAAAAAATTCATTTTATACTTGTATGAGTGTTGGAATCATTAGTATGCTTTGCTTTCATGTTTTCCAAAATATTGGGATGACAGTAGGTATTCTGCCGATTACAGGAATTCCACTCCCTTTCATCAGCTACGGTGGTAGTTCTTTAATGGGGAATATGCTATCAATGGGATTGATTTTTTCGATTAGATATCATTATAAAAAGTATATGTTTTCAAGCGATGAATAA
- a CDS encoding methyl-accepting chemotaxis protein — MKKYRIFRSLRTKMIVIIFFATLFSTMISFKLHEMIREFGMIPPEFSIFVNTIINLVFVTVIVALFTQRIIISPLKKLLHSTKKITEGELDIEINKTSNDEIGQLTDEFILMKEFIRNLVQKVNETSEHINTSAEKLTANTVETSYVSEQISSAIQSVAAGSEEQTKGMEFIVDAVAVVNDEIKDITKNTEEMVKSTNNTVLKAKEGQAVVDNTVTQMSLIQNSVKESNNSIVLLQERSQEIGQFLNVITEIADQTNLLALNAAIEAARAGEAGKGFAVVAEEVRKLAEQSNESAKQIAVLVNEIQKDTLSSVKTMKRVTEEVKDGINITNDTKEKFTIISESMLTMSDQMKNILEAANKISTNIVEVAGSVDQVTGIAKENSQNSMNVSEASQEQLAAIEEITSSTKSLAKIADDLVELTKTIHVNESA; from the coding sequence ATGAAGAAATATAGAATTTTTCGTAGTTTAAGAACAAAAATGATTGTCATCATATTTTTTGCTACATTATTTAGCACAATGATCTCCTTTAAGCTTCATGAAATGATAAGAGAATTTGGGATGATTCCTCCAGAATTCAGTATTTTTGTAAATACTATCATTAATCTAGTTTTTGTAACTGTTATTGTTGCTTTATTTACGCAACGAATTATCATCTCTCCACTAAAAAAATTATTGCATTCTACAAAGAAGATTACAGAAGGCGAATTAGATATCGAAATTAACAAGACTTCCAATGATGAAATTGGCCAATTAACAGATGAATTTATTTTGATGAAAGAATTTATTAGAAACTTAGTTCAGAAAGTAAATGAAACATCGGAACACATAAATACTTCTGCTGAAAAGCTAACTGCCAATACAGTGGAAACAAGCTATGTATCGGAGCAAATTTCTTCCGCTATTCAAAGTGTTGCAGCTGGTTCTGAAGAACAAACAAAAGGAATGGAATTTATAGTTGATGCAGTAGCTGTTGTTAATGACGAAATTAAAGATATTACGAAGAATACAGAAGAAATGGTGAAAAGTACAAATAATACTGTTTTGAAAGCAAAAGAAGGACAAGCAGTTGTGGATAACACTGTAACTCAAATGAGCTTAATCCAAAATTCAGTGAAAGAGTCTAATAACTCCATCGTATTATTACAGGAGCGTTCCCAAGAAATTGGTCAGTTCTTAAATGTTATAACGGAAATTGCTGATCAGACAAATCTATTGGCATTAAATGCGGCCATTGAGGCAGCAAGAGCTGGTGAGGCGGGCAAAGGTTTTGCGGTAGTAGCAGAAGAAGTAAGGAAGTTGGCTGAGCAATCCAATGAGTCTGCTAAGCAAATTGCTGTATTAGTAAATGAAATTCAAAAAGATACTCTTTCTTCCGTTAAAACGATGAAAAGAGTAACAGAAGAAGTAAAAGATGGGATTAATATCACCAATGATACAAAAGAAAAGTTTACGATTATTTCTGAATCTATGTTAACAATGAGTGACCAAATGAAAAATATTCTAGAGGCTGCCAATAAGATTTCGACAAATATAGTCGAGGTCGCAGGATCTGTAGATCAAGTTACTGGTATTGCGAAGGAAAACAGTCAAAATTCCATGAACGTATCAGAAGCTTCCCAAGAACAATTAGCTGCGATTGAAGAAATAACTTCCTCCACGAAATCTTTAGCTAAAATTGCTGATGATTTAGTGGAATTAACAAAAACAATTCATGTAAATGAAAGTGCCTAG
- a CDS encoding amino acid ABC transporter ATP-binding protein, translating to MISIKGLSKHFGDLQVLKDINLEVEKGKVIVVIGPSGSGKTTMLRCLNILETPTTGHITIENKQLDFSKKVTKKAVTDFRKLTGMVFQSYNLFPHKTAIENVMEGPITVKKQSKEKARSIAADLLNKVGLGDKIDYYPFQLSGGQQQRVGIARALAMDPEVMLFDEPTSALDPELVGEVLKVIKQLANEGMTMIIVTHEMKFAREVADEVIFMDGGYIVEKGNPQAIFSAPKEARTQQFLQLIQ from the coding sequence ATGATTTCGATCAAGGGGTTGTCTAAACATTTTGGTGATTTACAAGTACTAAAGGACATTAATCTTGAAGTGGAAAAAGGGAAAGTAATCGTTGTTATCGGACCGTCTGGTTCGGGAAAAACGACGATGCTTCGTTGCTTAAACATTTTGGAAACGCCAACGACTGGTCATATTACGATTGAAAATAAACAATTGGATTTTTCGAAAAAAGTAACGAAGAAAGCTGTCACAGATTTTCGGAAATTAACCGGTATGGTTTTTCAAAGCTATAATCTTTTCCCACATAAAACAGCAATTGAAAATGTGATGGAAGGTCCAATCACAGTGAAAAAGCAATCAAAGGAAAAGGCGAGAAGTATCGCGGCTGACTTATTGAATAAAGTGGGACTCGGTGACAAAATCGATTACTACCCATTTCAATTATCAGGGGGCCAGCAACAGCGTGTTGGCATTGCGAGAGCACTTGCAATGGACCCAGAAGTAATGTTGTTTGATGAACCAACTTCTGCCCTGGACCCAGAGCTTGTTGGCGAAGTATTAAAAGTAATAAAACAACTTGCTAATGAGGGCATGACAATGATTATCGTTACACATGAGATGAAATTTGCACGAGAAGTTGCAGATGAAGTAATTTTTATGGATGGTGGATATATTGTGGAAAAAGGAAATCCACAGGCTATCTTTTCTGCACCTAAAGAAGCAAGAACGCAGCAATTTCTACAATTAATTCAATAA
- a CDS encoding amino acid ABC transporter permease, whose protein sequence is MYLNNIFTDPEAFQRYYDIAVSSLLPLVKGAILYTIPLSIISFIIGLILAVLTALARLSSIKILQIIAGIYVSIIRGTPLLVQLFIIFYGLPNVGITLEPFVAAIIGFSLSVGAYGSEIVRGSILSIPNGQWEAGYSIGMSYVQNLKRIILPQAARVSIPPLSNTFISLIKDSSLAALILVTEMFRKAQEIASTNYEFLLLYSEVAFLYWLICFPLSIIQQGLENRFGRHLSK, encoded by the coding sequence ATGTACTTAAATAATATCTTCACAGACCCAGAAGCATTTCAGCGATATTATGATATTGCAGTTAGTTCCCTTCTCCCTTTGGTGAAGGGGGCTATTTTATATACGATACCACTATCGATTATTTCCTTTATTATTGGGCTAATTTTAGCTGTTCTAACCGCTTTAGCTAGATTATCAAGTATTAAAATTTTGCAAATTATTGCTGGCATTTATGTTTCCATCATTCGTGGAACACCTTTACTTGTTCAGTTATTCATTATTTTTTATGGGCTGCCGAATGTTGGTATTACCCTTGAACCGTTTGTAGCAGCAATTATAGGTTTTTCCTTAAGTGTAGGAGCGTATGGATCAGAAATAGTGAGAGGCTCCATTTTAAGCATTCCTAATGGTCAATGGGAGGCTGGTTATTCCATCGGAATGAGCTATGTTCAAAATTTAAAGCGAATTATTTTGCCACAGGCCGCTCGCGTTTCGATTCCTCCATTGTCGAATACATTTATAAGTTTAATCAAAGATTCGTCTTTAGCAGCCTTAATTCTGGTGACAGAAATGTTTCGAAAAGCACAAGAAATTGCAAGCACTAATTATGAATTTCTACTGTTATATTCAGAGGTTGCCTTCTTGTATTGGCTCATTTGTTTCCCTCTTTCTATTATTCAGCAGGGACTGGAAAATCGATTCGGACGTCATTTAAGTAAGTAA
- a CDS encoding amino acid ABC transporter substrate-binding protein has product MKKLSILLSILLSLTIVLAACGSKSDNQSNDSADKNADNNTDLLAQIKENGKLVVGTEGTYPPFTFHDNSGTLTGFDVEIAQEVAKRLGVEAEFKETQWDAMFAGLDAKRFDMIANQVGINDERKAKYAFSDPYISSAAVLITREDSDVKSFKDIKGLKSAQSLTSNYAEIAKTNGAELVGVDGFNQAIELLNSKRVDVTINDKLSFLDFKKQKPDTKVVIADTADDVAQSGLMFRQGNDTLVEAVNKALQEMIDDGTYKSISEKWFGEDVLK; this is encoded by the coding sequence ATGAAAAAATTAAGTATATTATTAAGTATATTATTGAGTCTTACCATTGTTTTAGCAGCTTGTGGTAGTAAATCAGATAATCAATCAAATGATTCTGCAGATAAAAATGCTGATAATAACACAGATTTATTAGCACAAATTAAAGAAAATGGAAAATTAGTAGTTGGTACGGAAGGTACATATCCTCCCTTCACTTTTCATGATAATTCAGGAACGTTGACTGGTTTTGATGTGGAAATTGCACAAGAGGTTGCGAAACGTTTAGGTGTCGAAGCTGAATTTAAAGAAACGCAATGGGATGCAATGTTTGCTGGTCTTGATGCAAAGCGATTCGATATGATTGCAAACCAAGTAGGGATAAATGATGAAAGAAAAGCGAAATATGCTTTCTCTGATCCATATATTTCTTCTGCTGCTGTTCTTATTACGAGAGAAGATTCAGATGTGAAAAGCTTTAAAGATATTAAAGGATTGAAGTCAGCACAGTCATTAACAAGTAATTACGCAGAAATAGCAAAAACTAACGGGGCAGAGTTAGTGGGGGTAGATGGATTTAATCAAGCGATTGAACTATTGAACTCTAAACGAGTAGATGTAACAATTAATGATAAATTGTCTTTCTTAGATTTTAAAAAGCAAAAGCCAGATACAAAAGTTGTGATTGCTGATACTGCTGATGATGTAGCTCAAAGTGGTTTAATGTTTAGACAAGGAAATGATACGTTAGTAGAAGCGGTAAATAAAGCGTTACAAGAAATGATTGACGATGGTACGTATAAATCAATATCTGAGAAATGGTTCGGAGAAGATGTACTTAAATAA